One genomic region from Chthonomonas calidirosea T49 encodes:
- a CDS encoding universal stress protein produces the protein MFQTILVGYDGSENALHAAESAARLAKLFGSHVILLNVFPYPYTLIPDGLFDQGEVALDAETAARLAREDLKVVEDVALPVFEKYGVACQIVQEIGAPIEKILHTARKHQVDLIVVGSRGLSGWQQLLLGSVASGVLQQHDFPVLVVRKQRVEFRSLLLATDGSANSVKATETAFEFADRLDVPLSALYVKDTRKHWLARRAEAPIDTGQLQKTLEEELERLRGDRDVLIHFRIREGNPAQEIVEFAAENDKDLIIVGSRGLDPVRSLFLGSTSRAVVHHAPCSVLVVPRGE, from the coding sequence ATGTTTCAAACGATTCTCGTTGGTTACGATGGCTCTGAAAATGCGCTGCATGCGGCGGAGAGTGCGGCTCGCCTGGCAAAACTTTTTGGCTCCCACGTCATCCTGCTGAACGTTTTTCCCTATCCCTATACGTTAATACCGGACGGTCTTTTCGACCAAGGCGAGGTCGCTCTCGACGCGGAAACGGCAGCACGCCTGGCGCGCGAAGACCTCAAGGTTGTAGAGGATGTGGCGCTGCCGGTATTTGAGAAATACGGGGTGGCCTGCCAAATTGTGCAAGAGATCGGGGCACCCATCGAAAAGATACTGCACACGGCTCGAAAGCACCAGGTAGACCTTATCGTCGTTGGCAGTCGCGGCCTAAGCGGTTGGCAGCAGCTCCTACTCGGTAGCGTGGCCAGCGGGGTTCTGCAGCAGCACGATTTTCCCGTGTTGGTGGTACGCAAGCAACGCGTGGAGTTTCGCTCTTTGCTTCTGGCCACCGATGGGTCTGCAAACTCCGTGAAGGCTACGGAAACGGCCTTCGAGTTTGCCGATCGGCTCGATGTGCCTCTCTCGGCGCTCTATGTGAAGGACACACGAAAACATTGGCTGGCTCGCAGGGCAGAGGCACCCATAGATACGGGCCAGCTTCAGAAAACGCTTGAAGAGGAACTTGAGCGGTTACGGGGCGACAGAGATGTGCTGATCCACTTTCGCATTCGTGAGGGCAACCCGGCCCAAGAGATCGTGGAATTTGCCGCTGAAAACGATAAAGACCTCATTATTGTGGGCAGTCGAGGGCTTGACCCAGTGCGATCGCTCTTTCTCGGCAGCACCTCTCGCGCCGTGGTGCATCATGCGCCCTGTTCGGTGCTGGTGGTTCCCCGCGGAGAGTAG
- a CDS encoding DUF4149 domain-containing protein — MRSVWLHFWLRRAVVLLAIYWAGMLVGVSFLATLAKFQAPSLTMPVALDVGRATFHLFNRVEWGCALALLVLVFLTGKRLRFRLPLVLLLIGLLVLQTFWLLPGMDARIDLLLRGQPLPTEKLSLHQIYFYCELLKGILLFWLGCS, encoded by the coding sequence ATGCGTTCCGTCTGGCTTCATTTTTGGTTGCGAAGAGCGGTGGTGCTGTTGGCTATCTACTGGGCAGGGATGCTCGTCGGGGTATCCTTTCTGGCGACGCTTGCCAAATTTCAGGCGCCTTCCCTCACAATGCCGGTAGCCTTAGATGTGGGGCGAGCAACCTTCCACCTTTTCAACCGGGTGGAGTGGGGGTGCGCTCTGGCGCTATTGGTGCTTGTGTTCCTAACAGGAAAGAGGCTGCGCTTTCGCCTTCCTTTAGTCCTTCTCTTAATAGGTCTTCTCGTCCTTCAAACGTTTTGGCTCTTACCGGGGATGGATGCCCGAATCGATCTGCTGTTGCGTGGTCAGCCTTTGCCCACCGAGAAGCTGAGCCTACACCAAATCTATTTCTATTGTGAACTATTGAAAGGGATTCTTCTCTTTTGGCTTGGATGCAGTTAG
- a CDS encoding phosphoketolase family protein: protein MKRAVKQQPQPVPPEELELLDAYWRAANYLSVGQIYLLDNPLLREPLTPEHIKPRLLGHWGTSPGLNFIYVHMNRLIRLYDLNAIFITGPGHGGPALIANAYLEGTYSEIYPNVSQDEEGLKRLFKQFSFPGGVPSHVAPETPGSIHEGGELGYSLLHAYGAAFDNPDLLVCCVVGDGEAETGSCATSWHSNKFLNPVRDGAVLPILHLNGYKISGPTVLGRIGSEELIKLFEGYGYRPYVVEGHDPQIMHPQMATTLENVIREIQSIQADARSRGFSKRPHWPMIILRTPKGWTGPKVVDGQQVEGTFRSHQVPLAELHRKPEHLRLLENWLRSYKPEELFDKKGRIRPEIAALAPQGERRMSANPHANGGTLLRDLRMPDFRDYAVDVEKPGVQQAESTRVLGCFLRDVMKKNLESRNFRIMCPDETASNRLQAVFEVTDRMTTEPILPTDDHLSPEGRVMEVLSEHMCQGWLEGYLLTGRHGLFASYEAFIHIVDSMFNQHAKWLKVTRELPWRRPIASLNYLLTSHVWRQDHNGFTHQDPGFIDVVVNKKAEIVRVYLPPDANTLLCVMDHCLRSRNYVNVVIAGKHPELQWLSMNDAIKHCTAGVSIWEWASNDQGGQPDVVMACAGDVPTLETLAAVDWLRKHIPDIKIRVVNVVDLMTLQPPSLHPHGLSDKEYDSIFTTDCPIIFAFHGYPWLIHRLTYRRTNQRLHVRGYKEEGTITTPFDMCVLNELDRFHLAMDVLDRVPRLQAHAHLRQMLRDKLLEHKAYIREYGDDLPEVKNWSWPW from the coding sequence ATGAAGCGAGCGGTAAAGCAGCAACCACAGCCTGTGCCTCCTGAAGAACTTGAACTACTTGACGCCTACTGGCGGGCGGCAAACTATCTGTCGGTAGGGCAGATCTATCTGTTGGATAACCCCCTCTTGCGCGAGCCACTGACACCGGAACACATCAAGCCGCGTTTACTTGGGCACTGGGGTACGTCGCCTGGCCTCAATTTTATCTATGTCCATATGAACCGCCTTATTCGTCTTTACGACCTTAACGCCATTTTCATAACCGGCCCAGGGCACGGCGGCCCAGCCCTCATTGCTAACGCCTATCTAGAGGGCACTTATTCAGAGATCTACCCCAATGTTTCGCAAGATGAAGAGGGTCTCAAGAGGCTGTTTAAACAGTTCTCCTTTCCCGGAGGCGTTCCGAGCCACGTGGCCCCAGAGACACCGGGCTCCATTCATGAAGGGGGTGAACTCGGTTATTCGCTGCTTCATGCCTATGGGGCCGCCTTCGATAACCCCGATCTTTTGGTGTGTTGTGTGGTAGGTGATGGAGAGGCGGAAACAGGGTCTTGCGCCACAAGTTGGCACTCTAACAAGTTTCTGAATCCGGTGCGTGATGGAGCTGTGCTGCCCATCCTGCATCTAAACGGATATAAGATCTCCGGTCCAACAGTGCTCGGACGCATAGGTTCGGAGGAGCTGATTAAACTGTTTGAGGGCTATGGCTATCGTCCGTATGTGGTGGAGGGGCATGACCCTCAGATCATGCATCCCCAAATGGCCACTACTTTGGAAAACGTGATTCGCGAGATTCAATCTATTCAGGCGGATGCGCGTTCTCGTGGTTTCTCCAAGCGCCCGCATTGGCCGATGATCATCCTGCGTACTCCCAAAGGATGGACGGGCCCTAAAGTTGTAGATGGGCAACAGGTCGAAGGAACCTTTCGGTCCCATCAGGTTCCGCTGGCCGAGCTCCATCGAAAACCCGAGCACCTCCGCCTTCTAGAAAACTGGCTGCGTAGCTACAAGCCGGAGGAGCTGTTCGATAAAAAAGGAAGAATCCGTCCGGAGATCGCCGCGTTGGCCCCTCAAGGTGAGCGGCGCATGAGCGCAAACCCACACGCTAACGGCGGGACTTTACTGCGCGACCTCCGTATGCCCGACTTTCGAGACTACGCCGTTGACGTAGAGAAGCCGGGCGTTCAACAGGCCGAATCCACGCGCGTTCTCGGATGCTTTTTAAGAGATGTCATGAAGAAAAACCTGGAAAGCCGCAACTTCCGCATTATGTGCCCGGATGAAACGGCGTCCAATAGACTGCAGGCCGTGTTTGAGGTTACCGACCGAATGACCACCGAGCCCATTTTACCCACCGATGACCATCTCTCGCCGGAAGGAAGAGTGATGGAGGTCTTGAGCGAGCACATGTGTCAAGGTTGGCTGGAGGGCTATCTTTTAACAGGCCGCCACGGCCTCTTTGCCAGTTATGAGGCCTTTATCCATATTGTGGATTCGATGTTCAATCAGCATGCCAAATGGCTGAAAGTTACCCGTGAGTTACCCTGGCGTCGTCCCATCGCCAGCCTAAACTATCTGCTTACCTCTCACGTTTGGCGTCAAGATCATAATGGCTTTACTCATCAAGACCCCGGTTTCATAGATGTAGTGGTTAACAAAAAGGCCGAGATCGTCCGAGTCTATCTGCCGCCCGATGCTAATACCCTTCTTTGCGTGATGGACCACTGTTTGCGTAGCAGAAACTATGTTAACGTGGTGATTGCGGGAAAGCATCCAGAGCTGCAGTGGCTCAGCATGAACGACGCCATTAAGCACTGCACAGCGGGTGTAAGCATATGGGAGTGGGCCAGCAACGATCAGGGCGGTCAACCTGATGTGGTTATGGCTTGTGCCGGCGATGTGCCCACCTTGGAGACACTCGCTGCCGTGGATTGGCTGCGCAAGCATATCCCAGACATCAAAATTCGTGTCGTCAACGTTGTTGACCTTATGACCCTTCAACCTCCGAGCCTACATCCGCATGGCCTGTCGGATAAGGAGTACGACAGTATCTTTACCACCGACTGTCCTATCATCTTCGCTTTTCACGGCTATCCGTGGCTGATCCATCGTTTGACCTATCGTCGCACGAACCAACGCCTTCATGTGAGGGGGTATAAAGAGGAGGGCACCATAACGACACCTTTTGATATGTGTGTGCTCAACGAGCTCGATCGCTTCCACTTGGCTATGGATGTGCTTGATAGGGTTCCACGTCTGCAGGCACATGCCCATCTACGCCAGATGTTGCGCGATAAACTGCTAGAGCACAAGGCCTATATTCGTGAATATGGCGATGACCTTCCCGAAGTGAAAAATTGGAGTTGGCCGTGGTAA
- a CDS encoding glycosyl hydrolase — MFFANVWKPIIPLVMASCALAVSAQQSPAPGNSPIVDRFGQYLPTDWPGKVHTDADLQAALTKEQGLMRSQWLVPQHRDPFGGETDLGWHAKATGFYYVLQHNGKWWLVTPQGNPCFYTGVCTVPTLVNGTPITGRENLFVWLPPKTGTYAPAWGRSPWDRSDTTEYFSFDTANLIRKFGADWAQQARSEAIERLQHWGFCGAGKWSEMLPNVPSLPVLGYSADYIGRHPDIFDPKVQAQIRQSLQQQIAPRRDDPYILGWSIKNEFDEIITTQEIKDLLQKPAAVPAKRALVDEALKTRYHNDVAAMAVAWHVTSSTREALYNAQPNPPADDLEALRQFFAKSYYAFLYKTVKQIDPHHLYFGFWIVPGWWQNASDWQLIAPYCDVIGYDRYANTFADQWLEGLFASTKKPVLCGEFSFPPYYQGQRGFGRYFISTTDENQEADLYTKWARDAAYNPYCVGFMWFEYRDEPITGRGPGHGTEKVYGENYAFGLVDVADRPRWDLVSRMREVNLQLDRLRSAGPTTLAK, encoded by the coding sequence ATGTTCTTTGCCAACGTGTGGAAGCCTATCATACCGCTGGTTATGGCTAGCTGTGCTCTTGCGGTGAGTGCACAACAAAGCCCTGCACCCGGTAATAGCCCCATTGTCGATCGGTTCGGCCAATATCTTCCTACCGATTGGCCCGGCAAAGTCCATACGGACGCCGATCTTCAGGCCGCCCTAACAAAAGAGCAAGGCCTCATGCGCTCTCAATGGCTGGTGCCCCAGCACCGCGACCCTTTTGGAGGGGAAACCGACCTAGGCTGGCACGCTAAAGCCACTGGTTTCTACTACGTGCTGCAACATAACGGGAAATGGTGGCTCGTTACTCCTCAGGGCAATCCGTGCTTCTATACTGGGGTCTGTACTGTCCCCACACTCGTTAACGGCACGCCCATCACCGGCCGAGAAAACCTGTTTGTCTGGTTACCTCCAAAAACTGGGACCTATGCACCCGCTTGGGGGAGATCGCCTTGGGACAGAAGCGATACAACCGAATATTTCTCTTTCGATACCGCCAACCTCATCCGTAAGTTCGGGGCAGATTGGGCGCAACAAGCGCGTTCAGAAGCCATAGAGCGCTTGCAACATTGGGGATTTTGTGGGGCGGGAAAATGGTCAGAGATGTTACCTAACGTTCCCTCCCTTCCGGTTCTTGGGTATTCTGCAGACTACATAGGCCGCCACCCCGACATCTTCGACCCCAAAGTGCAGGCTCAGATCCGCCAATCCCTCCAGCAACAGATCGCGCCGCGCCGTGACGATCCCTATATTCTGGGATGGTCTATCAAAAACGAGTTCGACGAAATCATTACAACCCAAGAGATCAAAGATCTCCTCCAAAAACCGGCCGCTGTTCCGGCTAAACGGGCTTTAGTGGATGAGGCTCTCAAAACTCGTTACCACAATGATGTCGCTGCTATGGCCGTCGCTTGGCATGTTACCTCTTCAACTCGAGAGGCGCTCTATAACGCCCAGCCCAACCCACCCGCAGACGACCTAGAAGCCCTCCGTCAGTTCTTCGCCAAGAGTTACTATGCCTTTCTCTATAAAACGGTGAAACAGATAGACCCCCATCATCTCTACTTCGGCTTCTGGATCGTGCCTGGCTGGTGGCAGAATGCGAGCGATTGGCAATTGATCGCTCCCTATTGCGATGTCATCGGCTACGACCGCTATGCCAACACCTTCGCTGACCAGTGGCTTGAGGGTCTTTTTGCTTCCACTAAAAAGCCGGTTCTCTGCGGCGAGTTTTCCTTTCCTCCTTACTACCAAGGGCAGCGCGGTTTTGGACGCTATTTCATCTCAACGACGGATGAAAACCAAGAAGCCGATCTCTATACAAAGTGGGCGCGCGATGCAGCCTACAACCCCTACTGTGTGGGGTTCATGTGGTTTGAATATCGGGATGAACCCATTACCGGTCGTGGGCCCGGGCACGGTACGGAAAAGGTGTACGGCGAGAACTATGCCTTTGGGCTCGTGGACGTGGCCGATCGGCCTCGCTGGGACCTTGTGAGCCGAATGAGGGAGGTAAACCTGCAACTCGATCGCCTAAGGTCAGCAGGGCCTACAACTTTGGCAAAATAG
- a CDS encoding acetate/propionate family kinase, with protein MKVLVLNEGSSSHKAALYALQTLPKDPLAPIWEGRVVWQHPERMQGKARLEAKTESKTIHREIEAASPALAIRQMLHTIDELSVLPTHEKLDAVGHRVVHGGEKYFEPTLITHTVKRDIQLAAELAPLHNTIALEGIQAVEEHFGEIPQIAVFDTSFHRTLPEEAALYAGPYAWKELGFHRYGFHGISHRYVTSRAASILRRDLSPLRVISCHLGNGCSLAAVQNGRSVATTMGFTPLEGLMMGTRSGSIDPGLLLYLLKRGHYTVEELEQVLERQSGLLGISGISSSMQEIEAAMQKGERRAELAFRMFVQRLCWHIGAMSACLEGLDVLIFTGGIGEKSHRVREATCQRLAFLGITLDKNKNMSTTEDEDIAAPSSPIRVLVIHTNEEWAIAQACWQLLNRENAVD; from the coding sequence ATGAAGGTTCTGGTACTGAATGAAGGGTCGAGCAGCCATAAAGCGGCCCTCTATGCCCTACAAACGTTGCCAAAAGACCCATTAGCGCCGATTTGGGAAGGTCGCGTTGTGTGGCAACATCCCGAGCGGATGCAGGGCAAAGCGCGCTTGGAAGCGAAAACGGAATCGAAAACCATCCACCGTGAAATAGAGGCTGCCTCTCCCGCTCTGGCAATCAGGCAGATGTTGCACACAATAGATGAGCTATCGGTGCTTCCCACCCATGAAAAACTTGATGCTGTGGGGCATCGCGTGGTTCATGGTGGGGAAAAGTATTTCGAACCAACACTGATTACCCACACGGTTAAGCGCGACATTCAACTCGCTGCCGAGTTAGCTCCTCTACACAACACCATAGCCCTAGAGGGCATCCAGGCAGTGGAGGAACATTTCGGGGAGATACCGCAAATCGCTGTCTTCGATACCTCTTTCCATCGCACTCTGCCGGAGGAGGCCGCGCTTTATGCAGGGCCTTATGCATGGAAAGAGCTGGGCTTTCACCGCTATGGGTTCCATGGTATCAGTCATCGCTACGTCACATCGCGTGCAGCCTCTATACTTCGGCGCGATCTGTCTCCACTGCGGGTTATCTCCTGCCACCTGGGCAACGGATGCTCGCTCGCCGCCGTTCAAAACGGTCGTAGCGTCGCTACAACCATGGGTTTTACCCCCTTGGAAGGTCTTATGATGGGCACGCGATCCGGTTCCATTGACCCCGGGCTGCTTCTCTATTTGTTGAAGAGAGGCCACTATACCGTTGAAGAGCTAGAACAGGTATTAGAGAGGCAATCGGGCCTTTTAGGCATCTCTGGGATCTCGAGCAGCATGCAGGAGATAGAGGCCGCGATGCAGAAAGGCGAACGGCGGGCGGAGCTCGCGTTTCGTATGTTCGTCCAACGGTTATGTTGGCATATCGGGGCCATGAGCGCTTGTTTGGAGGGACTTGATGTCCTTATCTTTACGGGAGGGATAGGAGAGAAGTCCCACCGCGTGCGGGAGGCTACCTGCCAACGACTAGCCTTTTTGGGGATAACCCTTGATAAGAACAAAAATATGTCTACAACAGAAGATGAGGACATTGCCGCACCCTCTTCTCCTATCCGCGTTTTGGTTATTCATACGAATGAAGAGTGGGCTATCGCCCAGGCCTGTTGGCAGTTGCTGAACCGAGAAAACGCCGTAGACTGA
- a CDS encoding cytochrome ubiquinol oxidase subunit I, translating to MNALAWNRFQFGFTITYHYLFPQLTMGLALLILLFKLIALKTKNTYYNDAARFWGRLFGINFAIGVVTGIPMEFQFGTNWARFSSFAGGVVGNTLAMEGMFAFFAESAFLGLFLFGERRFGNKINLLAAFMVFFGSWLSGYFIIATNAFMQHPVGYRLASDGRLELVDFWAFVLNPWAIYEYLHNMCASVVTASFAVAAVGALYLLLGRHQEYGKVFLKMGVVAGLVSSLLQVFPTGDAQGKMLARYQPPALAAMEGAFKTSAHAPLVIIGQPNERTGQIENPITVPDVLSFLAYGSTRAEVRGLDSFPPDQRPDNAIMAYYAYHIMVGLGTIFIALMGLSAFLLWKGRLYTSRALLWVLLCSFPFPYIATTMGWVAAEMGRQPWVVYGLQRTAHATSPLLSGGDVAFSTLGFMGLYLVIGIVFLYLFCRELAHGPSPLTATGEAVVPESGTAVTI from the coding sequence ATGAACGCTTTAGCATGGAACCGCTTTCAATTTGGATTTACAATTACCTATCACTACCTCTTTCCACAGCTCACCATGGGGCTTGCCTTGCTGATCCTGCTCTTCAAGCTGATAGCCCTCAAAACGAAAAACACGTACTATAACGATGCTGCCCGCTTCTGGGGACGCCTGTTTGGCATCAATTTTGCCATAGGAGTGGTTACGGGCATTCCCATGGAGTTTCAGTTTGGCACCAACTGGGCGCGCTTCTCTAGCTTTGCCGGAGGCGTTGTGGGCAATACTCTCGCCATGGAGGGCATGTTCGCCTTCTTTGCCGAATCGGCCTTTCTTGGGCTTTTCCTCTTTGGCGAGCGCAGGTTTGGCAACAAAATTAACCTGCTGGCGGCCTTTATGGTGTTCTTCGGCTCTTGGCTTTCCGGATACTTCATCATTGCGACAAACGCCTTTATGCAGCATCCGGTTGGCTACCGACTTGCTTCAGATGGAAGGCTTGAATTGGTGGATTTTTGGGCTTTTGTGCTTAACCCTTGGGCCATCTATGAGTATCTGCACAACATGTGCGCCTCCGTGGTGACCGCCTCATTTGCCGTTGCGGCGGTGGGTGCGCTTTACCTTCTGCTGGGCAGGCATCAGGAGTACGGTAAAGTTTTTCTTAAGATGGGCGTTGTTGCAGGTCTTGTCTCCTCGCTTCTTCAGGTGTTCCCCACAGGCGATGCACAGGGAAAGATGTTGGCACGCTATCAACCGCCCGCTTTAGCCGCGATGGAGGGGGCTTTCAAAACCAGCGCTCATGCCCCTCTTGTGATCATCGGTCAGCCAAACGAGCGCACAGGCCAGATCGAAAACCCCATTACGGTGCCAGATGTGCTGAGTTTTCTCGCCTACGGCTCTACGCGAGCCGAGGTGCGGGGGCTTGACTCGTTTCCACCCGACCAGAGGCCGGATAACGCGATTATGGCCTACTATGCTTATCATATCATGGTAGGTTTAGGCACGATTTTCATCGCGCTTATGGGGCTTTCTGCCTTTTTGTTATGGAAAGGGCGCCTCTACACCTCTCGTGCCCTACTTTGGGTGCTACTGTGCAGCTTCCCCTTTCCCTACATCGCTACGACAATGGGGTGGGTGGCTGCGGAGATGGGGCGGCAGCCGTGGGTGGTCTACGGTCTGCAGCGCACGGCCCACGCCACATCACCTCTGCTTAGCGGTGGGGATGTGGCCTTCTCAACGCTCGGGTTTATGGGGCTATATCTCGTTATTGGTATCGTATTTCTCTATCTCTTTTGCCGCGAGCTGGCCCACGGACCTAGCCCACTAACCGCCACAGGCGAGGCGGTTGTCCCGGAGTCGGGAACGGCAGTTACGATTTAA